A portion of the Cryptomeria japonica chromosome 5, Sugi_1.0, whole genome shotgun sequence genome contains these proteins:
- the LOC131076468 gene encoding uncharacterized protein LOC131076468 yields MEDLGCSLIEERVKDEEEGNGCNSGEVSLLSKDYKRSSSNRRDELRHFRTSLCCWGLDQSTRLRRAFSLILFILFTICVPVFSSFFVECPKCDEQGYAFDKLVQIPQCILASISFIALSRYLRKYGLRKFLFLDQLCDDTAQVQLGYTTELDKAFKLLAWILLPSFLIEIVHKILWYSTVTVSIPFISGRILSTSLVFTAVITSWLYRTGVFLLVCMLFRLTCHLQILRFDGFRKFLEEYSSDVSIILKEHMRIRHQLFLTSHRFRFFVLASLLTITISQFAALLMTLSSRTEINFFNAGDLVVCSVVQVTGFLLCLLGAARITHRAQGTVSVATRWHVLATCTSYGSSYPQTENLPSPQSHVESSVNPFSCVDSASDSETSEVFFMFPSKDASAAFEIRQAFVTYLQHNNGGITLFGFVLDRGLLHTLFAFEFSLVMWILSKAIRFS; encoded by the exons ATGGAGGATCTTGGTTGTTCACTCATAGAGGAGAGAGTTAAAGATGAGGAGGAGGGCAATGGCTGCAACAGCGGTGAGGTCTCCCTCCTGAGTAAGGATTATAAAAGATCCAGCTCGAACCGCAGAGATGAACTGAGGCATTTCAGGACAAGCCTTTGCTGTTGGGGACTTGATCAATCCACCAGATTAAGAAGAGCATTTTCACTGATTCTGTTTATTTTGTTTACAATTTGTGTTCCTGTTTTTAGTTCGTTCTTTGTAGAATGCCCTAAATGTGATGAACAAGGCTATGCCTTTGATAAGCTCGTTCAGATTCCTCAGTGCATACTTGCTTCCATCTCTTTTATTGCCCTTTCCCGCTACCTGCGGAAATATGGTCTCAGAAAATTCTTGTTCCTGGACCAACTGTGTGATGACACTGCTCAAGTGCAACTAGGGTACACAACGGAGCTTGATAAAGCTTTCAAACTATTAGCCTGGATTCTCCTTCCCTCCTTCCTTATTGAAATTGTTCACAAAATTTTATGGTACTCAACTGTAACCGTCTCAATTCCCTTCATCAGTGGCCGGATTCTTAGCACTTCGTTAGTCTTTACAGCTGTTATTACGTCGTGGCTTTATAGAACCGGTGTTTTCCTCTTAGTTTGTATGCTGTTCCGCTTGACATGTCATCTGCAAATTCTCCGGTTCGATGGTTTCAGGAAGTTTCTTGAAGAGTACAGTTCTGATGTTAGTATTATTTTGAAGGAGCACATGAGAATTAGGCATCAATTGTTTCTTACCAGCCACCGTTTTCGATTTTTCGTTCTTGCTTCTTTGCTTACAATTACCATCAGTCAGTTTGCTGCTCTTCTGATGACATTGTCCTCTCGCACCGAGATCAATTTCTTTAATGCTGGAGATTTAGTG GTCTGTTCTGTTGTCCAAGTCACTGGTTTCTTGCTTTGCTTATTGGGAGCTGCAAGAATTACACACAGAGCTCAAGGAACAGTCTCTGTCGCTACAAGATGGCATGTACTGGCTACCTGCACCTCCTATGGTTCCTCTTATCCTCAGACAGAAAACTTACCATCACCTCAGTCACATGTAGAGAGTTCTGTAAATCCTTTCTCTTGTGTCGACTCTGCCAGCGATTCTGAGACATCTGAAGTATTTTTCATGTTTCCATCCAAAGATGCGTCAGCTGCCTTTGAGATTAGACAAGCATTTG TGACATATTTACAACACAACAATGGAGGCATCACATtgtttggatttgttttggatcgTGGTTTGCTGCATACACTCTTCGCATTTGAATTCTCTCTTGTAATGTGGATTCTTAGCAAAGCTATTCGCTTCTCCTAA